A portion of the Actomonas aquatica genome contains these proteins:
- a CDS encoding TonB-dependent receptor plug domain-containing protein, with amino-acid sequence MALPAIGQTADPADDVIDDEELIILSPFVVDAQEDAGSYRATSTLAGSRIRTDLKDVASSITVVTAEFLKDTGATDNQTLLQYTTNTEVGGVYGNFAGVGGTFIDGASEGSNFLRPNNNTRVRGLDSADNTRDLFQSDIPWDAFNVGRVDLQRGPNSILFGFGSPAGIINTSLNGATLGRSEGNVEFRVGSFGSMRASFDYNKVIIPDELAVRVSAVSDDTQYRQDPAFNRSDRIFAAVRWAPDFLRTDTASTIIRANFESGEVVANRPRVLPPWDHITPYFDPNAINKQSWDPYQAWASGVVVTSSDGAAPGVTPNPWVAQYFGPGVQNVSAPTFVYDSSDASNYVAVYQASPGNYWGINPQGQRDGGIDGFPYGSNIGIGSYADAARNTNMYLDSSLFPGADSGFYKRKSITDPSIFDFYHNLLDGDAKREWQNWDAYNITLEQTLFDGRAGLELVYDKQEYDDGQSRNLNDPYISVDIRSNLMRYPGELDGLAVANPNVGRAFVAGNSKNGGNTQMFSDRENLRATAFADIQFDDFMDSDSLVARILGRHVITGVYSEETYERENRNFVRYAVDPSWSDAIGTGPSGANDGGLSQGDTTIDWVYYLSGNLSAYNSASGLNLPRITGQHDPSGEHGILYFNSRWNSDTVNPGDFWYNTARGQSNDPVGEDSTQSENPANYVGWETGSFKVLNAMGGDIDRLYTDISRTKRETESTALTWQAYLIDDLLVGTYGWREDKQTLRSGADSSNAAGNLDGYAHVNPELDPLDPETGSSDGQSRSWGLVLHTPRAIRERMPWGTNLSLTYSNGRNSRVENRYGFDGNPLPNAKGETKDYGVVISTLDDRLQIKVTKYETTVSDANLSSVSSEVSTLGANTYYLRNLEGWGTGTVMAYLNGLDGNSPGNEWFWNWALIDENWDNTYNDPNSAAFLNHPSTVAQQAAINSWLSQMMPASWYEAYGFNINYDAAVAGDYANSFPGWDPSPSIGNIQPAGGGRINGAWPTGTVNNKSEGWEFEIIGQPTPNLNISINASKTTASQTALGQSLVNFIESQYAKYQSPAGDLRMWWAGGDTMRQAYTQNIWSAYQFQLQTNGKLVPEMSPWRANVIANYNFDEGFLNGTNIGLAYRWQDGRILGYGLNAAQDNLDVDAPIWSSSEDHLDLWIGHERKLTEKLRWRVQLNMRNVGESVHLEQLSVQPDGSPGAYRIAEGTTWTLTNTFSF; translated from the coding sequence CGGACGACGTGATCGATGATGAGGAGCTCATCATCCTGTCGCCCTTCGTAGTGGACGCTCAGGAAGACGCCGGTAGCTACCGTGCGACTTCGACCCTCGCGGGTTCCCGTATCCGCACTGACCTCAAGGACGTCGCGTCCTCGATCACCGTTGTCACCGCCGAGTTCCTCAAGGACACCGGTGCGACGGACAACCAAACCCTGCTGCAATACACCACGAACACGGAAGTGGGCGGTGTGTATGGTAACTTCGCCGGCGTAGGCGGCACCTTCATCGATGGTGCCAGTGAAGGCTCGAACTTCCTGCGTCCGAACAACAACACCCGCGTGCGCGGCCTCGATTCGGCCGACAACACCCGTGACCTCTTCCAGTCGGACATCCCGTGGGATGCTTTCAACGTGGGTCGCGTGGACCTGCAGCGCGGTCCGAACTCGATCCTCTTCGGTTTCGGTTCCCCTGCCGGTATCATCAACACCAGCCTGAATGGCGCTACTTTGGGCCGCTCCGAAGGCAATGTTGAGTTCCGCGTGGGTAGTTTCGGCAGCATGCGCGCGTCGTTCGACTACAACAAAGTGATCATCCCCGACGAACTCGCCGTGCGCGTGTCCGCCGTTTCCGATGACACGCAGTATCGCCAGGACCCGGCCTTCAATCGTTCGGACCGTATCTTCGCCGCCGTGCGTTGGGCGCCGGACTTCCTCCGCACCGACACGGCCTCCACGATCATCCGCGCTAACTTCGAAAGCGGTGAAGTCGTGGCCAACCGTCCGCGCGTGCTCCCGCCCTGGGACCACATCACGCCTTACTTCGATCCCAACGCCATCAACAAGCAGTCCTGGGATCCGTATCAGGCTTGGGCTTCCGGCGTGGTCGTCACCTCTTCCGACGGTGCCGCTCCTGGCGTGACCCCGAATCCGTGGGTCGCCCAATACTTCGGCCCCGGCGTGCAGAACGTCAGCGCTCCGACCTTTGTCTACGACTCGTCCGATGCGTCCAACTACGTGGCGGTCTATCAAGCCAGCCCGGGCAACTACTGGGGTATCAACCCGCAGGGTCAGCGCGACGGTGGCATCGATGGTTTCCCTTACGGGTCCAACATCGGTATCGGCAGCTACGCCGACGCGGCGCGCAACACCAACATGTATCTGGACAGCTCCCTCTTCCCGGGTGCTGACAGCGGCTTCTACAAGCGCAAGTCCATCACCGACCCGTCGATCTTCGACTTCTACCATAACCTGCTCGACGGCGACGCCAAGCGCGAGTGGCAGAACTGGGACGCCTACAACATCACCCTCGAGCAGACCCTCTTCGACGGCCGCGCCGGTCTCGAGTTGGTCTACGACAAGCAGGAGTATGACGATGGTCAGTCCCGCAACCTCAACGACCCTTACATCTCGGTCGACATCCGCTCGAACCTGATGCGTTACCCGGGTGAGCTCGACGGTCTCGCCGTCGCCAACCCGAACGTCGGTCGTGCCTTTGTGGCCGGCAACTCCAAGAACGGTGGCAACACCCAGATGTTCAGCGACCGTGAGAACCTGCGCGCCACCGCCTTCGCCGACATCCAGTTCGACGATTTCATGGACAGCGATTCCCTGGTCGCCCGTATCCTCGGCCGCCACGTCATCACCGGCGTGTATTCGGAAGAGACCTACGAGCGGGAGAACCGCAACTTCGTGCGCTACGCCGTGGATCCCTCCTGGTCCGACGCGATCGGCACCGGTCCGTCCGGCGCCAACGACGGTGGTCTCTCCCAAGGCGACACCACCATCGACTGGGTCTACTACCTCTCCGGCAACCTGAGCGCCTACAACTCCGCCTCCGGTCTCAACCTGCCCCGCATCACGGGTCAGCACGATCCCTCCGGCGAGCACGGCATCCTCTACTTCAACAGCCGTTGGAACAGCGACACGGTCAACCCGGGCGACTTCTGGTATAACACCGCTCGCGGTCAGTCCAACGACCCCGTGGGTGAAGATTCCACCCAGTCGGAAAACCCGGCCAACTACGTCGGTTGGGAGACTGGCTCCTTCAAGGTGCTCAACGCCATGGGCGGCGACATCGATCGCCTCTACACCGACATCTCCCGCACCAAGCGCGAGACCGAGTCCACCGCGCTCACCTGGCAGGCCTACCTGATCGACGACCTGCTCGTCGGCACCTACGGCTGGCGTGAAGACAAGCAGACCCTGCGTTCCGGCGCCGACAGCTCCAACGCCGCCGGCAACCTCGACGGTTATGCTCACGTGAATCCGGAACTCGACCCGCTCGATCCGGAAACGGGTTCCAGCGACGGCCAGAGCCGCAGCTGGGGTCTCGTGCTCCACACGCCGCGCGCCATTCGTGAGCGCATGCCCTGGGGCACCAACCTGAGCCTCACCTACAGCAACGGCCGCAACTCCCGCGTCGAAAACCGCTACGGCTTCGACGGCAACCCGCTGCCGAATGCCAAGGGTGAAACCAAGGACTACGGCGTGGTCATCAGCACCCTCGACGACCGTCTCCAGATCAAGGTGACCAAGTATGAGACCACCGTCTCCGACGCCAACCTCTCGAGCGTCTCCTCCGAAGTCTCCACCCTCGGTGCCAACACCTACTACCTCCGCAACCTCGAAGGTTGGGGCACGGGCACGGTGATGGCCTACCTCAACGGTTTGGACGGCAACAGCCCCGGCAACGAGTGGTTCTGGAACTGGGCCCTCATCGACGAGAACTGGGACAACACCTACAACGATCCCAACAGCGCTGCGTTCCTCAACCATCCCTCGACGGTTGCCCAGCAGGCCGCGATCAACTCCTGGCTCTCCCAGATGATGCCCGCCTCGTGGTATGAAGCCTACGGTTTCAACATCAACTACGACGCCGCCGTGGCCGGTGACTACGCCAACTCCTTCCCGGGTTGGGATCCGTCCCCGTCCATCGGCAATATCCAGCCCGCGGGCGGTGGCCGCATCAACGGCGCCTGGCCGACCGGCACGGTGAACAACAAGTCCGAAGGTTGGGAGTTCGAGATCATCGGTCAGCCGACCCCGAACCTCAACATCTCGATCAACGCTTCGAAGACCACCGCTTCCCAGACCGCCCTCGGTCAGAGCCTGGTCAACTTCATCGAGTCGCAATACGCCAAGTATCAGTCCCCCGCCGGTGACCTCCGGATGTGGTGGGCGGGTGGCGACACCATGCGCCAGGCCTACACGCAGAACATCTGGAGCGCTTACCAGTTCCAGCTGCAGACCAACGGCAAGCTCGTCCCGGAAATGTCCCCGTGGCGCGCCAACGTCATCGCGAACTACAACTTCGATGAAGGCTTCCTCAACGGCACCAACATCGGTCTCGCCTACCGCTGGCAGGACGGTCGCATCCTCGGCTACGGCCTGAATGCGGCGCAGGACAACCTCGACGTTGACGCCCCGATCTGGAGCTCCTCCGAGGATCACCTCGACCTGTGGATCGGTCACGAGCGCAAGCTCACCGAGAAGCTCCGCTGGCGCGTTCAGTTGAACATGCGCAACGTCGGCGAGAGCGTGCACCTCGAGCAGTTGAGCGTGCAGCCCGACGGCTCTCCGGGTGCCTACCGCATCGCCGAAGGCACCACCTGGACCCTCACCAATACGTTCTCCTTCTGA
- the yicI gene encoding alpha-xylosidase: MKFTDGAWLVRPGYKPHYSAEVHHVERDGDVLVLTVPTRPIRHRGDTLQGPLLSVRLASPLAGVIHVTVEHYTGQQDHGPVIDLEALPAPEVDVSTGPDFATLRSGDIVAKVGTKGDWGLSFERANGEVITRTGWRGMGYVEAEGDTAYMHEQLDLGVGENVYGLGERFTAFVKNGQVVENWNKDGGTGSEQAYKCVPFYMTNRGYGVLVKDTGPVSFEVASERVSRVQFSVPGERLEYYVIAGPTPKEVLHKLTALTGRPALPPAWSFGLWLTTSFTTDYDEKTVNSFIEGMKERNLPLHVFHFDCFWMREFAWCDFKWDPRTFPDPRGQLQRLHEKGLKVSVWINPYIGQASRLFREGVEGGYFLKKANGDVWQTDLWQPGMAIVDFTNPAATSWYLGYLRELLDMGVDCFKTDFGERIPTDVVYHDGSDPVRMHNHYAYIYNKAVFELLQEVRGDGEAVLYARAAHTGGQKFPVHWGGDCNSTYESMAESLRGGLSLGACGFGYWSHDIGGFEGKPAADIYKRWIAFGLLSSHSRMHGSSSYRVPWVYDDEACDVLRHFTSWKCRLMPYLWRVAHEAHETGVPMMRAMVLEFPEDPGCDTLDRQYMLGDRVLVAPVLTESGETTYYLPPGRWVNLFSGEVHEGGWHRGKYDFLNLPIYVKAGTVLPLGASETDVEYDYAEGVELAVFGLGVGERTETVIPAAGDRGMTRISVENQDGNLLFRLAGHVPAKWSVRLLPNLSAKAAPAGANECSVLAPTDW, encoded by the coding sequence ATGAAGTTTACCGATGGAGCCTGGCTTGTGCGGCCGGGTTACAAACCCCACTATTCTGCAGAAGTTCATCACGTGGAACGTGATGGAGATGTGCTCGTTCTCACTGTCCCGACCCGTCCGATCCGCCATCGCGGTGACACCTTGCAGGGGCCGTTGCTGTCGGTGCGTCTCGCGTCACCGTTGGCGGGCGTGATTCACGTGACCGTCGAGCACTACACGGGACAGCAGGATCATGGGCCGGTGATCGATTTGGAGGCGCTGCCCGCGCCGGAAGTCGACGTGAGCACGGGACCGGATTTTGCCACCCTGCGTTCGGGAGACATCGTCGCCAAGGTCGGCACCAAGGGGGATTGGGGCCTGAGTTTTGAGCGGGCCAATGGTGAGGTGATCACCCGCACCGGCTGGCGTGGCATGGGTTACGTCGAAGCCGAAGGCGACACCGCCTACATGCATGAGCAATTGGACCTCGGCGTGGGCGAAAACGTTTATGGTCTCGGCGAGCGTTTCACTGCTTTCGTCAAGAACGGCCAAGTCGTCGAGAACTGGAACAAGGACGGCGGCACGGGCAGCGAGCAGGCCTACAAGTGCGTGCCGTTCTACATGACCAACCGCGGTTATGGCGTGTTGGTGAAAGACACCGGCCCGGTGTCCTTCGAAGTCGCTTCCGAGCGCGTGTCGCGCGTGCAGTTCAGCGTGCCGGGCGAACGCCTCGAGTATTACGTCATCGCCGGCCCGACGCCGAAGGAAGTGCTGCACAAGCTCACCGCGCTCACGGGTCGTCCGGCCCTGCCGCCGGCCTGGTCCTTCGGCCTGTGGCTCACCACCTCGTTCACGACCGATTACGACGAGAAGACGGTGAACAGCTTCATCGAAGGCATGAAGGAGCGGAACCTGCCGCTGCACGTCTTCCACTTCGATTGTTTCTGGATGCGCGAGTTTGCCTGGTGCGATTTCAAATGGGATCCGCGCACCTTCCCGGATCCGCGCGGCCAGCTGCAGCGTCTGCACGAAAAGGGCCTCAAGGTTTCGGTCTGGATCAACCCCTACATCGGTCAGGCGTCGCGCCTGTTCCGCGAGGGAGTCGAAGGCGGCTACTTCCTCAAGAAGGCCAACGGCGACGTCTGGCAGACCGATCTCTGGCAGCCCGGCATGGCCATTGTCGATTTCACCAATCCGGCGGCGACGTCATGGTATCTTGGATACCTGCGCGAGTTGCTCGACATGGGCGTGGACTGTTTCAAGACCGACTTTGGCGAGCGTATTCCGACCGACGTGGTTTATCACGACGGCTCCGATCCGGTGCGCATGCACAACCACTACGCCTACATCTACAACAAGGCGGTGTTTGAGTTGTTGCAGGAAGTGCGCGGTGACGGCGAAGCGGTGCTCTACGCGCGGGCGGCCCACACGGGCGGACAGAAGTTCCCGGTGCACTGGGGCGGCGATTGCAACTCCACCTACGAGTCGATGGCCGAGTCGCTGCGCGGCGGGCTGTCGCTCGGTGCCTGCGGTTTTGGCTATTGGAGCCACGACATCGGCGGCTTCGAAGGCAAACCGGCGGCGGACATCTACAAACGTTGGATCGCCTTCGGTCTGTTGTCCTCGCACAGCCGCATGCACGGCAGCTCCTCTTATCGGGTGCCGTGGGTTTACGACGACGAAGCCTGCGATGTGCTCCGTCACTTCACCTCGTGGAAGTGCCGCCTCATGCCCTACCTGTGGCGCGTGGCGCACGAAGCGCACGAGACCGGCGTGCCGATGATGCGCGCGATGGTGTTGGAGTTCCCGGAGGACCCGGGCTGCGACACGCTCGATCGCCAATACATGTTGGGCGACCGCGTGCTGGTCGCGCCGGTGCTCACCGAGAGCGGCGAAACCACTTACTACCTGCCGCCCGGCCGTTGGGTGAACCTCTTCTCCGGTGAGGTGCACGAAGGTGGCTGGCATCGCGGCAAGTATGACTTCCTGAACCTGCCGATCTACGTGAAGGCCGGCACGGTGCTGCCGCTCGGCGCCAGCGAAACCGACGTCGAATACGACTACGCCGAGGGCGTGGAGTTGGCGGTGTTTGGGCTGGGCGTCGGTGAGCGCACCGAGACCGTCATCCCGGCGGCCGGTGATCGCGGCATGACGCGCATTTCGGTCGAGAACCAGGATGGCAATTTGCTGTTCCGTTTGGCGGGCCATGTGCCGGCCAAGTGGTCGGTGCGTTTGCTGCCGAACTTGTCGGCCAAAGCGGCTCCGGCCGGGGCCAACGAGTGCAGCGTGCTGGCTCCGACGGATTGGTAA
- a CDS encoding GH1 family beta-glucosidase, with amino-acid sequence MSSTQSFPSTFTWGVAAAAAQIEGGATADGKGESIWDRFARTPGAVHGGDTLDVACDHYHRYEEDFALMAKLGVKNYRLSIAWPRIVPDGDGQVNLAGLEFYERLIDSMAANGITPWVTLFHWDLPQALEDRGGWRTRATAEAFGRYAEIVVKALAGKVKNWITLNEIRCFTQLAYGFGLKAPGAKVDDATLNQIYHNALLAHGYGVRAVRTYGGEGARVGITDNSDVCIPVTETPADIAAAQAWYERKNEHLLGAICNGGYSEAYLKRCGDAAPKVALGDFDLISAPTDFLGLNLYTGPFVRAGQDGAPEEVSLPAAYPKADSPWLHWAPQVIYWGTRLPRDAYGVKSIYITENGCGYNDEPVVAGECNDLHRREFLRAHLRELERAIKDGVPVNGYFLWSFIDNFEWEDGYERRFGIVHVDFETQVRTPKLSALYYAKVMAENRVV; translated from the coding sequence ATGTCCTCGACCCAATCCTTCCCCTCCACGTTCACCTGGGGCGTCGCTGCGGCGGCGGCCCAAATTGAAGGCGGCGCCACCGCCGACGGCAAAGGCGAGTCCATCTGGGACCGCTTCGCTCGCACGCCGGGCGCGGTCCATGGCGGCGATACGCTCGATGTGGCCTGCGACCATTACCATCGCTACGAGGAAGACTTTGCCCTGATGGCGAAGCTGGGCGTGAAGAACTATCGCCTGTCGATCGCCTGGCCGCGCATCGTGCCGGACGGCGACGGACAGGTGAACCTCGCCGGTCTGGAGTTTTATGAGCGTCTCATCGACAGCATGGCCGCCAACGGCATCACGCCGTGGGTCACGCTCTTCCACTGGGATCTGCCGCAGGCCCTCGAGGATCGGGGAGGCTGGCGCACGCGCGCGACCGCCGAAGCGTTTGGCCGCTATGCCGAGATCGTGGTGAAGGCGCTCGCCGGCAAGGTGAAGAACTGGATCACGCTGAATGAGATTCGCTGCTTCACCCAGCTCGCCTACGGCTTCGGCCTCAAAGCGCCGGGCGCCAAGGTCGACGACGCGACCCTCAACCAGATTTATCACAACGCCCTCCTGGCCCACGGCTACGGGGTGCGCGCCGTCCGCACCTACGGCGGCGAAGGCGCGCGCGTCGGCATCACCGACAACAGCGACGTGTGCATCCCGGTGACCGAAACGCCCGCCGATATCGCGGCGGCGCAGGCCTGGTATGAGCGCAAGAACGAGCACCTGCTCGGCGCCATCTGCAACGGCGGCTACAGCGAGGCTTACCTCAAGCGCTGCGGGGACGCGGCACCGAAGGTCGCGCTGGGGGATTTTGACCTCATCAGTGCCCCGACCGATTTCCTCGGCCTCAACCTCTACACCGGTCCGTTCGTGCGAGCCGGCCAGGACGGCGCGCCGGAAGAGGTCTCGTTGCCGGCCGCTTATCCGAAGGCCGACAGCCCGTGGCTGCACTGGGCGCCGCAGGTCATCTACTGGGGCACCCGCCTGCCGCGCGACGCTTACGGCGTGAAGTCGATCTACATCACCGAAAACGGCTGTGGCTACAACGACGAGCCGGTGGTGGCAGGGGAGTGCAACGACCTGCACCGCCGCGAGTTTTTGCGCGCCCACCTGCGTGAGCTTGAGCGCGCCATCAAAGACGGCGTGCCGGTGAACGGTTATTTCCTCTGGTCCTTCATCGATAATTTCGAGTGGGAGGACGGCTACGAACGCCGCTTCGGCATCGTGCATGTCGACTTCGAAACGCAGGTCCGCACGCCGAAGCTCTCCGCCCTCTACTACGCCAAAGTCATGGCGGAGAACCGCGTCGTCTAA